A section of the Triticum dicoccoides isolate Atlit2015 ecotype Zavitan chromosome 7A, WEW_v2.0, whole genome shotgun sequence genome encodes:
- the LOC119327796 gene encoding glycine-rich cell wall structural protein 1.0-like translates to MAAIKLVSLSLVVLLSIGLASATRVVRYASSTGTGSGVGNGGGTVNGSGGGTGSGNGNAYSGSSGAHANAGGGGSGGGASQDGGTGHGAGSGDGSSSSYTSDGRYTYGGDSYAGGNGAGSGGGQAAGPGSSGYGAGGGAGSGSSAASGGWYPYANANANGNGGGTGTGQNGGGGGGTGGGSGNAGAYP, encoded by the coding sequence ATGGCTGCCATTAAGCTTGTGTCACTTAGCTTGGTTGTGCTGCTGAGCATTGGGTTAGCCAGCGCCACTAGGGTAGTTAGATACGCCAGCTCCACGGGGACAGGCTCGGGAGTGGGGAATGGTGGTGGCACTGTGAACGGTAGCGGTGGAGGGACTGGGAGTGGCAATGGGAATGCCTACAGTGGTAGTAGTGGAGCCCATGCAAATGCGGGAGGGGGCGGTAGCGGGGGTGGTGCGTCGCAGGATGGCGGCACCGGACATGGCGCTGGGTCCGGCGACGGCTCAAGCTCTAGCTATACGAGCGACGGAAGATATACCTATGGTGGTGATTCTTATGCAGGCGGTAATGGTGCCGGCAGCGGCGGCGGACAGGCAGCGGGCCCTGGTTCCAGCGGTTACGGAGCCGGTGGTGGTGCTGGTTCTGGCTCTAGCGCGGCAAGTGGTGGCTGGTACCCCTATGCGAATGCCAATGCTAATGGTAACGGTGGAGGCACAGGAACTGGtcagaacggcggcggcggtggcggcacaggAGGTGGCAGCGGTAATGCTGGTGCATACCCTTAA
- the LOC119330306 gene encoding glycine-rich cell wall structural protein 2-like, whose protein sequence is MAAIKLVSLGLVVLLSIGLASATRVVRYASSTGTGSGVGNGGGTVNGSGGGTGSGNGNAYSGSSGAHANAGGGGSGGGASQDGGTGHGAGSGDGSSSSYTSDGRYSYGGDSYAGGNGGGSGGGQAAGPGSSGSGAGGGAGSGSSAASGGWYQYANANANGNGGGTGVGQNGGSGGGTGGGSGNAGAYP, encoded by the coding sequence ATGGCTGCCATTAAGCTTGTGTCCCTTGGCTTGGTTGTGCTACTGAGCATTGGGTTAGCCAGCGCCACTAGGGTAGTTAGATACGCCAGCTCCACGGGGACAGGCTCGGGAGTGGGGAATGGTGGTGGCACTGTGAACGGCAGCGGTGGAGGGACTGGGAGTGGCAATGGGAATGCCTACAGTGGTAGTAGTGGAGCCCATGCAAATGCGGGAGGGGGCGGTAGCGGGGGTGGTGCGTCGCAGGATGGCGGCACCGGACATGGCGCTGGGTCCGGCGACGGCTCAAGCTCTAGCTATACGAGCGACGGAAGATATAGTTATGGTGGAGATTCTTACGCAGGCGGCAATGGTGGCGGTAGCGGTGGAGGACAGGCAGCGGGCCCTGGTTCCAGCGGTTCCGGAGCCGGTGGTGGTGCTGGTTCTGGCTCTAGCGCGGCAAGTGGTGGTTGGTACCAATATGCGAATGCAAATGCTAATGGTAATGGCGGAGGCACGGGAGTTGGTCAGAACGGCGGCAGCGGGGGCGGCACGGGAGGTGGCAGCGGTAATGCTGGTGCATACCCTTAA